One window of the Dreissena polymorpha isolate Duluth1 chromosome 5, UMN_Dpol_1.0, whole genome shotgun sequence genome contains the following:
- the LOC127832392 gene encoding chloride intracellular channel protein 2-like, translating into MMGDTNGGSGVPTNYVQLYVKSGENGLNYGACPFCQMVYMILDLKAREGELTYDVITISMSRPPEEFKKLANRLPVLKHGDEILSDNDEIVQYLDKNFPYPDLRYDNFEANAVCLNFFSKFSFFIKQVKNSPESLLKELGSLDAFLEKAGMPYLCGETISNLDCLVLPKLQHIRVACKALKDFEIPSSMKAIWRYMGRAYTSTTFRKTCPSDQEIVYHWRMKAETPHLSEEKMKVYSTDTEPRFSVDIP; encoded by the coding sequence ATGATGGGGGATACCAATGGAGGCAGTGGTGTGCCCACCAACTATGTACAGCTGTATGTGAAGTCTGGTGAGAATGGGTTGAACTACGGTGCCTGTCCGTTCTGCCAGATGGTGTACATGATACTAGATCTGAAGGCCCGAGAGGGGGAGCTAACCTATGACGTGATCACCATCAGCATGTCCCGCCCCCCGGAGGAGTTCAAGAAACTGGCCAATCGCCTGCCTGTGCTGAAACATGGCGATGAGATCCTGTCAGATAATGATGAGATTGTCCAATATTTGGACAAAAACTTTCCTTACCCTGATTTGCGTTATGATAATTTTGAGGCCAATGCTGTATGTCTGAACTTTTTCTCCAAGTTTTCCTTCTTCATAAAGCAAGTGAAGAATAGTCCAGAGAGCTTGTTGAAGGAGCTAGGGTCTCTGGATGCGTTCTTGGAGAAGGCTGGTATGCCGTACCTCTGTGGGGAGACCATCTCCAATCTGGATTGCCTAGTCTTGCCTAAACTCCAGCATATTCGAGTGGCTTGTAAGGCACTGAAGGATTTTGAGATTCCGTCATCCATGAAGGCAATCTGGCGCTACATGGGGCGAGCCTACACCAGCACAACGTTCAGGAAGACTTGCCCCTCAGACCAGGAAATAGTCTACCACTGGCGCATGAAGGCAGAAACACCACACCTTTCCGAAGAGAAAATGAAAGTTTATTCTACAGATACAGAGCCCAGATTCTCTGTTGATATACCATAA
- the LOC127831528 gene encoding uncharacterized protein LOC127831528 — protein MYISDVVIQFSNPFHRKALDLVSVFCSKALNLVSVYCSKALNLVSVYCSKALNLVSVYCSKALNLVSVYCSKALNLVSVYCSKALNLVSVYCSKALNLVSVYCSKALNIVSVYCSKALNLVSVYCSKALNLVSVYCSKALNLVSVYCSKALNLVSVYFSKALNLVSVYCSKALNLVSVYCSKALNIVSVYCSKALNLVSVYCSKALNLVSVYCSKALNLVSVYCSKALNLVSVYCSKALNLVSVYCSKALNLVSVYCSKALNLVSVYCSKALNIVSVYCSKALNLVSVYCSKALNLVSVYCSKALNLVSVYCSKALNLVSVYCSKALNIVSVYCSKALNLVSVYCSKALNIVSVYCSKALNLVSVYCSKALNLVSVYCSKALNLVSVYCSKALNLVSVYCSKAFNLVSIYCSKALNLVSVYCSKALNLVSV, from the exons atgtatatt TCTGATGTGGTTATACAGTTTTCCAATCCTTTTCACCGCAAGGCTCTCGACCTTGTATCAGTCTTCTGCAGCAAGGCTCTCAACCTTGTATCAGTCTACTGCAGCAAGGCTCTCAACCTTGTATCAGTCTACTGCAGCAAGGCTCTCAACCTTGTATCAGTCTACTGCAGCAAGGCTCTCAACCTTGTATCAGTCTACTGCAGCAAGGCTCTCAAC CTTGTATCAGTCTACTGCAGCAAGGCTCTCAACCTTGTATCAGTCTACTGCAGCAAGGCTCTCAACCTTGTATCAGTCTACTGCAGCAAGGCTCTCAACATTGTATCAGTCTACTGCAGCAAGGCTCTCAACCTTGTATCAGTCTACTGCAGCAAGGCTCTCAACCTTGTATCAGTCTACTGCAGCAAGGCTCTCAAC CTTGTATCAGTCTACTGCAGCAAGGCTCTCAAC CTTGTATCAGTCTACTTCAGCAAGGCTCTCAACCTTGTATCAGTCTACTGCAGCAAGGCTCTCAACCTTGTATCAGTCTATTGCAGCAAGGCTCTCAAC ATTGTATCAGTCTACTGCAGCAAGGCTCTCAACCTTGTATCAGTCTACTGCAGCAAGGCTCTCAAC CTTGTATCAGTCTACTGCAGCAAGGCTCTCAACCTTGTATCAGTCTACTGCAGCAAGGCTCTCAACCTTGTATCAGTCTACTGCAGCAAGGCTCTCAACCTTGTATCAGTCTACTGCAGCAAGGCTCTCAACCTTGTATCAGTCTACTGCAGCAAGGCTCTCAACCTTGTATCAGTCTACTGCAGCAAGGCTCTCAACATTGTATCAGTCTACTGCAGCAAGGCTCTCAACCTTGTATCAGTCTACTGCAGCAAGGCTCTCAACCTTGTATCAGTCTACTGCAGCAAGGCTCTCAACCTTGTATCAGTCTACTGCAGCAAGGCTCTCAACCTTGTATCAGTCTACTGCAGCAAGGCTCTCAACATTGTATCAGTCTACTGCAGCAAGGCTCTCAACCTTGTATCAGTCTACTGCAGCAAGGCTCTCAACATTGTATCAGTCTACTGCAGCAAGGCTCTCAACCTTGTATCAGTCTACTGCAGCAAGGCTCTCAACCTTGTATCAGTCTACTGCAGCAAGGCTCTCAACCTTGTATCAGTCTACTGCAGCAAGGCTCTCAACCTTGTATCAGTCTACTGCAGCAAGGCCTTCAACCTTGTATCAATCTACTGCAGCAAGGCTCTCAACCTTGTATCAGTCTACTGCAGCAAGGCTCTCAACCTTGTATCAGTCTAA
- the LOC127832395 gene encoding transcription initiation factor TFIID subunit 10-like produces MNPPAPGMSGLIQPVKQEPRAPGVPLVEFVQQLDDYTPTIPDSVTAHYLSRAGFEPTDPRIVRLVSLAAQKFVSDIANDALQHCKMKGGVSNKNKGKDKKLVLTMEDLSPALAEYGINVKKPLYYT; encoded by the exons ATGAATCCCCCGGCCCCGGGCATGTCAGGCCTCATCCAGCCCGTGAAGCAGGAGCCCAGGGCGCCCGGTGTGCCCCTAGTGGAGTTCGTGCAGCAGTTAGATGACTACACCCCCACG attCCAGATTCTGTTACAGCACACTACCTCAGCCGTGCGGGGTTTGAGCCAACAGACCCACGAAT CGTGAGGCTGGTGTCATTGGCTGCCCAGAAGTTCGTCTCTGACATCGCTAACGACGCGCTGCAGCACTGTAAGATGAAGGGCGGGGTCAGCAACAAGAACAAGGGCAAG GACAAGAAGCTGGTGCTGACTATGGAAGACCTCAGCCCCGCCCTGGCAGAGTACGGCATCAACGTCAAGAAACCACTCTACTACACCTGA